In Streptomyces nojiriensis, the sequence GTCAGGACGGCCAACGAGACCCGGCACGTCCCCGGTGTGAAGTTCGAGACCAAGGTCCTGGACGACGGGTCCGACCCCGCCAAGGGGGAGGCCAACGCCGCCCTGTTCGTGTCCGACGAGAAGGTACTGGGGGTCGTCGGACCCCTCAACTCCGGTGTCGCCCGGACCATGGTGGCACCGCTCGCACGGGCGGGCCTGGCCAACGTGTCGCCGGGCAACACCGACCCCGTGCTGACACTGGGCCCCGACTGGGCCGGGGGCACCGCGTCCCGGCCGTACTCCACCTACTTCCGCACCATCGCCACGGACGTCGACCAGGGGCCGTTCGCCGCCCGGTACCTGCACGGCGCGGCGAAGAAGACCAAGCTCTACGTGGTCGACGACGCGAGTGCCCACGGCACCGGCCTCGCCTCCGGTTTCACGGCCGAGTTCACGAGGCTCGGCGGGACCGTCGTCGGTACGGAGCAGGTCGATCCCGCCGAACGCGCCTTCGCGGGCCTCGCCGAGAGGGTGCGGTCCTCCGGCGCCGACGCCGTCTACTTCGCCGGCTACTACGACACGGCGGCGCCGCTCTCCCGGCAGCTCAAGGAGGCGGGGGTGAACGTCCCCCTCATGGGCGGCGACGGCATCTTCGACCAGCAGTACCTCACGGCGAACCCGAAGGCCGACGGCGACCTCGCGACCAACATCGGCGTATCCGCCGAGGAGTCGGCGGCAGGGCAGGACTTCCTCGCCCGGTACCGGAAAGCGGGGTACCCGGAGGCGGCCGGCTGGTACGGCCCCTACGCGTACGACGCGACCTGGACGGTGATCGAGGCGGTGAAGGCCGTCGTGGCGGCCAACGGCGGCACCCTCCCCGGTGACGCCCGCGCCAGACTGCCGCAGGCGGTGGCGCGGCTGTCCTTCGACGGGGTCACGGGCCGTGTCGCCTTCGACGGGAACGGCGACACGGCAAGCCGCCTGCTGACGGTGTACAAGGCGGAAGACGGCGGATGGGCGGCCGTGACGAGCGGATCCGCCCGCCGATGACGCCTGCCGGGGCGAAGGCCTGACCGCGCCCGGCCCCACGGGACGGGCGGCCCCGGCGTCGTCCGGCGGTCCGCCACGGTCACGCCGGGCAAGGTGGACCGAGTGGTTCCGGACAGGTTTTCGAGGGCGTGGGCGCCGCCGAGAGGGGCGGAGGCTCTGATTCTGCTCGGTGTTGCGACGACGACGAGCGACGACGAGTGGCCGATATTCGACCATATCTTCCTGATTTGCGAAGCCCTGATACATCGTCGACATCTCCGTACGCTACGGTAACTTGACTGTCCGTTATTCCCCGGACGTCCTTTGAATCCCTCTGTCAACCACCGCCCTGGCACTCCCATGCCCTGAGCGGACCGCTACGGAGAGCGACACACATGAGCACCACCGCACACAGCCGAATAGAAGCCTTAGGCATCCGCCTTCCGGCAGGAGTCCAGACCACTCCTCAACTCGCCGCCCTGGTCCCGGGGCTCGGGGACGTGGACATCGAGAAGATCACCGGAATCACCGAGCGCCGCGTGTACGACCCCGAACCGACGGCCGGCGAGGACTCGTTCGGGATGGCCCTGGCCGCCGCCCGGGACGCGCTGGAGGCCTCCCGCTACCGCGCCGAGGACCTCGACATCGTCATCTCCGCCTCGATCACCCGCTTCAAGGACGGCAGCCGCTTCACCTTCGAACCGTCCTTCGCCGCGATGCTGGCCGGGGAGCTGGGCGCCCGCTCCGCCATCCACTTCGACGTCTCCAACGCCTGCGCCGGAATGATGACCGGCGTGTGGCTGCTCGACCGGATGATCCGCTCCGGCGCCGTGCGGCGCGGCCTGGTCGTCAGCGGCGAGCAGGCGACGCGCGTCGCGCAGACCGCCGCACGCGAGATGGCCGACTCCTACGATCCGCAGTTCGCCTCGCTGTCCGTCGGCGACTCGGCGGCCGCGGTCGTCCTGGACGTCTCCGCCGACGAGGCCGACCGCATCCACTACATCGAGCTGATGACCTGCTCCGAGTACTCCCACCTGTGCATGGGCATGCCCAGCGACCGCACCCCGGGCATCTCCCTCTACACGGACAACAAGAAGATGCACAACCGCGACCGGCTCAAGCTCTGGCCGCGCTTCCACGGGGACTTCCTGGCCAAGAGAGGGCGGGAGTTCGCCGGTGAGGGGTTCGACTACGTCATCCAGCACCAGGTCGGCACCCGCTTCATCGACTACGTCAACCAGACGGCCGAGGCCGAGTTCGGCGCCCCCATGCCCACCTCCCTCTCCGTGGTGGAGCGCTACGGAAACACCGCCACCACCTCGCACTTCCTGACGCTGTGCGAGCACCTCAGGGCGGGCGGCGCCCGCCCCGGAGCCAAGTACCTGCTGGTGCCGGCCGCCTCCGGCGTGGTCACCGGCGCCCTGTCCGCGACGATCACGAACGTGGGGGTCTGAGCCATGGGCATGATCATCACCGCGGCGGCGACCGCCCTGCCCGACACGTCCGCCCCGGCCTCCGGCGTGGACCTCGCGGGCCGGGCCGCACGAGACGCCCTGACCCGGGCAGGAGTGCCGGCTTCCTCGATCGGCACGCTCATCAACGTGGGCGTCTACCGGGAGCACAACACCTTCGAACCGGCCATGGCGGCCCTGGTCCAGAAGGAGGTCGGCATCAACCTCGACTACATCGCCGACCCCGAACCGGCCGCGGGCTTCTCCTTCGACCTGATGAACGGAGCCTGCGGCCTGCTGAACGCCGTCCAGGTGGGCCAGTCACTGGTGGAGACGGGAACCACCGAACGGCTGCTGATCACGGCTGCCGACGTCCACCCCGGCGGCGACGCGGACGGCGACGCGGACTACCCGTACGCGGACCTGGCCGGAGCCTTCCTGCTGGAGCGCAGCGCCGATCCCGGCGCCGGGTTCGGTCCGGTCCGCCACTACACCGCCGACCGGCCCACCGACGTCGAGGGCTACCTCGACACCGCCGCCATGGGCCGGCACGGGCGGACCACGATCACCGTCCGGCGCCAGCCGGACCACGCGGAACGGCTCGGCGAGTTCGCGGCGCGGGCCGCCGCCGACTACGCGCGGGAGATCGGCATCGACCTCGACCGGACCCTGGTGATCGGCCCGTCCGAGACCGCCGACGGCGCAGCGGGCCGGGGCGAGCCGCACACCGCGGCGCCGGTCCTCGGCTACCTGCGGGCGATGGACGGCGCACGCCGCGACGACCACGACCAGTTCCTCTTCGTGTCCGTCGGCGCCGGACCCAGCGCGGCCTGCGCCCTCTACCGGCCCGAGGGGTGGTGAGCCCCGTGCCGCAGACGAGGTTCACCGGTGACCCGGCCGTGGAGCGACCGGCCGCCGACCCGGCCGGTGTGGCCGGGTGGCTCGAACACAACGCCCGCGCCTTCCCCTCCAAGCCGGCCGTCATCCACCCCGACGGCCGCGGCTCCGGCGGCTACGCCACCCTCACCTACGGCGAGTTGCAGGACACGGTCGAGGAACTGGCCCGCGGATTCCGGCGGGCCGGGATCACCCGGGGCACCAGGACGGTGCTGATGGCCCCGCCCGGGCCGGAGCTGTTCGCCCTCTGCTTCGCGCTGTTCCGGGTCGGGGCCGTGCCCGTCGTCGTGGATCCCGGCATGGGCGTACGGCGCATGCTGCACTGCTACCGGGCCGTGGGCGCCGAGGCGTTCATCGGGCCGCCCCTCGCCCAGCTCGTGCGCGTCCTGGGCCGTCGTACCTTCGCCGGGGTGCGCGTGCCCGTCACCCTGGGGCGGCGCCGGCTCGGCCGCGGCCACACGCTGGCCGCACTCCGCGCCACCCCCGCGACCGGCCGGTACGCGGACGCGGACACGAACGGGGACACGGTCGCGCCGGCCGGCGGGGACGACCTGCTGATGATCGGTTTCACCACCGGAAGCACGGGCCCCGCCAAGGGGGTCGAGTACACCCACCGCATGGCGCTGTCCATGGCCCGCCAGATAGAAGCCGTCCACGGCCGCACCCGCGACGACGTCTCCCTGGTCACCCTGCCCTTCTACGGGGTGCTCGACCTGGTCTACGGATCCACCCTGGTCCTCGCGCCCCTGGCCCCCGCCAAGGTCGCCCAGGCGGACCCGGTGCTGCTCGTGGACGCGCTGGAACGATTCCGCGTCACCACGATGTTCGCCTCGCCCGCCCTGCTGCGGAACCTGGCCGGACACCTCACCGGCGCCGCCCGCGGCCGCCACCCGCTGCCCGACCTGCGCTGCGTGGTCTCCGGCGGGGCCCCGGTGCCCGACGCGGTCGTGGCCGCGCTGCGCTCCGTCCTCGACGAGAAGGCACGGATCCATGTGACCTACGGGGCCACGGAGGTCCTGCCGATCACCTCGATCGAGGCGGCCGAGATCCTCGGCGACGACGAGGCCGACACCGGTCACGAACCCGGCGGCACCGCGGTGCGTTCCGCCGCGGGCGAAGGGACCTGCGTCGGCCGGCCCGTCCCCGGCACCCGGGTGGCCATCGCCCCCGTCACCGACGGCCCGCTCGACCGCTTCGACCCCGCGACCGGCCTGCCGGCCGGGCGCGTCGGCGAGATCCTGGTCCAGGGCGACTCCGTCAGCCGGCGCTACCACCGCGCACCGCATTCCGACGCCGCACACAAGGCGACCGAGGAACGCCCCGGCGGCGAAGCGCCCCGCATCTGGCACCGGACCGGCGACCTGGGCCACCTCGACGCCGAGGGACGGCTCTGGTTCTGCGGGCGCGCCGCCCAGCGGGTCCGCACCGGCTACCGGGACCTGCACACCGTGCGCTGCGAGGGAGTCTTCAACGCCCATCCGCTGGTCCGGCGCACCGCCCTGGTCGGCATCGGGCCGGCCGGCGCGCAACGGCCCGTCGTCTGCGTGGAGACCGAGACCGGGGCGGACGGGGCGGAGCTCGGCGAAGGCGCGTGGACGGAGCTGGTCGCCGAACTGCGCACGATGGCCGAGGAACACGCCCCGACCGCCGGCCTCCAGGAGTTCCTGCGCCACCCCGGATTCCCCGTGGACATCCGGCACAACGCCAAGATCGGCCGCGAGGAGCTGGCCCGCTGGGCCGAGCGCCGGCAGGCCGGGCCCGTATCGTCCCCGGGCCGGCGGGCGGCCCGGATCGTGCCGCTCGCCGGATGGGCGTACCTCGTCGGCGGGGCGGTGTGGGCCGCGGCCGGGGAGGTCCCCGACGTCCCGGTGCTGCGCTGGCTGTGGTGGACCGACGCCTTCCTCAGCATCGGCGTCCACGCCGCGCAGATCCCGCTCGCGCTGCCGCGCGGCCGGGCGGCCGGACACGGCACCGCCGCCGTGGTCGGGCGCACCATGCTCTACGGCGCGACCTGGTGGCGGGCGCTGTGAAGATCCTGGTCACCGGAGCGACCGGATTCCTGGGCGGGCACCTGGTCGACGGGGCCCTGCACCAGGGCCACGAGGTACGCGCCCTGGTCCGCCCCGGCAGCGATGCCGTACGGCTGCGCTCCCTGCCCGGCGTCGAGGTCGTCACCGGCGACCTCACCGACGGCGCCTCGCTCGGGCGGGCGGCAGCGGGCTGCGACGCGGTCCTGCACAGTGCGGCCCGGGTCGTCGACCACGGCAGCCGCGCCCAGTTCGAGGCCGCCAACGTCACCGGCACGGAGCGGCTGCTGGCGGCGGCGCGGTCGGCGGGGGCGCGGCGGTTCGTGTTCGTCTCCAGCCCGAGCGCGCTGATGCGGGTACGGGAGGGCGACCGGCTCGGCATCGACGAGAGCACCCCGTACCCGCAGCGGTGGTTCAACCTCTACTGCGAGACGAAGGCGATCGCCGAACAGTACGTACGAGCGGCCGACGGCCCGGAGTTCACCACCTGCGCCGTACGCCCGCGCGGTATCTGGGGGCCGCGCGACCACGCCGGATTCCTGCCGCGCATGGTCGACGCCATGCGTGCGGGCCGGCTGCCCGACCTGTCGGGCGGCAAACGGGTCCTGGTCTCGCTCTGCCACGTCGACAACGCGGTGGACGCCTGCCTGCGGGCCGCGCTCGCCCCCGCCGGGCGGGTCGGCGGCAAGGCCTACTTCGTCGGGGACCGCGAGGAGACCGACCTGTGGCCGTTCCTGGCCCGGGTCGGCGCCCTCTTCGACTGCCCGCCGCCCGCCCCGCGCATCCCGCTCGTCCTCGGCCGCGCCGTCGCCGCGGCGGTCGAGACGGGCTGGCACCTGCGCCACCGGTCCGCGCCCGGCGCCGGAGGCGGCGGCGGGGGCGGCGGTACGGACGCCGGTCCTCCGCTGAGCCGCTACATGATGGCGCTGCTGACCCGCTCGGCGACGTACGACACCACCGCCGCCCGTGACGACCTCGGCTACGCGGCTCCGCGCACCCAGGCCGACGGGCTGCGAGCACTGCGGGAGTGGGTGGCCGAGGTGGGCGGCGTCGCCGCCTGGACCGGGGGCCCGGCCGCCGCCGGCACCGCCGCACCGGCCCGCCCCGCACCCGACCACACCGAACAAGGGAACCCGAAGTCATGACATCCCAGCAGGTCGATGCCGACGCCGGTGCCGGCACCGGCGTCCGCTACCGGCGTCCGGTGTCGCCCACCGAACGCCTCTACCTCTCCGCCGGGGACGCCCGCGGAGCCATGGCCCTGCGCATCGTCGTCGAGGGCGAGGGGATACCCGACGCCCAGGACCTCCGGGCGGCCCTGGCACGGGCCGCCGAGTCCTGCCCCGGGTCACGACTCGTGCGCACCGGTGCGACGTGGAGCGCCGGGGGGCCGCCGCCGCAGGTGAGGTACGACGTACCGCGCACCGGCGCGTACGCCGACTCGGCTCCGGGGACGTTCGCACTGCCCGCCGGGCCGTCGCGGCGGACGGAGCCGCCGGGCTGCGAGGTAGTGGTCGTGCCCGGCGCGGACGGCAACGCGACCAGCACCGTCGTCTTCAGCGTCTCCCACGCCGTGATGGACGGTCACGGCGCCCTGACCTGGGTACGGGAGGTCTTCCGAGCCCTGCGCGGCGAACCCGCCCGGCCCGCGCTCGACCCGGACACCGACGCCGGGCTGCTGCGCCGGCTCGGCAGCACCGGACCGCGGCCCGCGCCGGGGCCTCCCCGGCGCTCCCCGCTCGGCCCGGCCGACGGCCGCGGCCGCCCGCTCCGGACGCTGTGGCTGCGCCGCACCCTGCCCGGCCGCCACCCCGCGCTCACCGCCCGCCTCGCCCAGGCCCTGGCCGACGCCGCAGGGCTCGACACCCGGGTCATGGTCCCCGTCGACCTGCGCCGCCACCGGCCCGGGATCGCGGCCACGGGCAACCTGAGCCTGCCGCTCTTCCTGGACCTGCGCCCGGGGGCGGAGTGGACGGCCGCGCACACCCACCTGCTGACGGCCCTGGCCGGGAACCGCGAACTCGCCGCCGGATTCGAAACGGCCCTCGCGCCGCTCCCGCGCCCGGTGACCGCCGCCCTGCTGCGCACCGCCCAGGCCGTGGCGTCCCGTACCGACCGCCACCTCGCCTCCGCCGTCGTCTCCCACCTCGGCCGTCTGGACCTGGCGGACTTCTCCGGCGGCGGTTTCACGGCGTCCACGGCCTACGCGCTGCCGGTGCACGCCCCACTGGTCCCGCTCTCGCTGGTCGCCGCCGAGAGCGGCACGGCGACCGAGATCACGCTCGGCGTCCGGGGCGGGGGCCCGGATCTCGCGGCCCGCGCCGCGCGGTTGCTGGACACGGTCCTGGCCGGCCTCGAACCGACTGCGGGGCACGGCCCCGCCGAAGCGGATGCCGCGGCCCCGGACCCCGGACCCCGGGCGGCGGTCCCGGCTCCGGCGGTCCCGGCTCCGGCGGTCCCGGCTCCGGCGGTCCCTGCTCCGGCTGTCCCCGCTCCGGCGGTGGCCGAGCTCACCGTCGTGGACGCCTTCCGCGCCCAGGCCGCCCGCACCCCCGACGCGCCCGCGCTCGACGGACCCGAGGGCGTGGTCACGTACGCCGAACTCGACCGGCGCTCCGACACCGTCGCGGCCGGGCTCCGCAGCCGTGGCGTAGGACGCGAGGACCTGGTGGGACTGGTCGTCGACCGCACGCCCGCCGGAGTGTGCGCCCTGTGGGGCATCCTCAAGGCGGGCGCCGCCTACGTGCCGCTCGACCCCGGTCATCCCGGTGCGCGGATCGGAGAGATCCTCCAGGGATCCGCCACCGGTCTCTGCCTGACCCGACGACACCTGGTGGAGGAACTCGCCCCCTTCGTGCCGGGAACCCTGCTCGCGGTCGAGGACCTCCTCGACCGCGCCCCCGGCCCGGACGCGGACGCGGAGGGCACCCGTGAGGCCGACATCCGGCCCGCGGACCTCGCGTACGTCATCCACACCTCCGGTTCCACCGGCCGCCCCAAGGGCGTGCAGATCGAGCACGGCAGCCTCATGGGATTCGTCCGCTGGATGACCGGCGTCTGCCAGGTGACCGGTCGCACGCGCTTCGGCTTCGCCTCCTCCTACGCCTTCGACATCTCGTGCTTCCCCCTCTTCCTGCCGCTGCTGGCCGGCGGTACGGCCGTCCTCGCCCCCGGCACGCCCTCGCCCGCCGCCCTGCGCGGGCTGGTCGCCGGGCACGGCGCCGACACCCTCGCGCTCACCCCCTCCCACCTCGCCCTGCTCGGCACGGCGGGCGACGGCCCCGCGGGCGACGGCCCGGCGCACCGCCTGCGCACCCTGCTGCTGGGCGGCGAGCCCCTCACCCCCACCGCCGTGCGGTCCGCGCACGCCGCCTTCGGGGCCGATTGCCGTGTGATCAACGCGTACGGGCCCACCGAGGCGGCCGTCGCCGTACTCGCCCACACCGTGGACGGCGGCGAGAGCGGCGCCACCGTCCCGATCGGCCTCCCCGGCCCCTACGCCCGGGTCGACCTCGTCGCCGAGGACGGCGAGACCATCGGCAGCGGACCGGGCGACACCGGCCGCACCGGCGAGATCGTCGTACGCGGGGTCCAGGTGGCCCGCGGCTACCTCGGCCCGTCCGACGGCCGGCCCTCACCCTTCAGCACCGGCCCCGACGGCGCCCGCGCCTATCGCACCGGTGACCTCGGACGCCGACTGGCCGACGGCGCCGTCGAGTTCGCCGGACGCATCGACGAGCAGGTGAAGATCGCCGGGCACCGCGTCGATCCCGCCGAGGTCGTCGCCGCCCTCGAAGCCCACCCGGCCGTGCACCGCGCCGTCGTCGTGCCCCGCCGCCGCCCGCACTCCACGGCGGCCGTGCTCTGCGCGTACGTACTGCCGGCCGTCGAGGACCCCGCGGTCCGCGCGGAGCTGGCCCGCGCCCTGCGGACCGAACTCACCCGGACACTCCCGGCGTACCTCGTCCCCGCCCATGTCATGGTGATCGACACCCTGCCCAGCACGGTCAGCGGCAAGGCCGATCTCGACGCCTTCCCCGACCCCTTCGCCCACTCCGCACCCACGCCGCCGGGCGGACCCGCCCCCGCACCCGTCCCCGTCACCTTGGAGGCACGGGTCAGGCACCACTGGGCGGAGGTCCTCGGAGTCGACGGCGCGCTGCTGTCGGCGGACTCCGAGTTCCACGCCCTCGGCGGCGATTCCCTGGCCCTCGTCGAGATGCTCACCGCCGTCTCCTCGGACCTGCTGACCCCGGGGCAGGCCACGCGGTTCACGGGCCGTCTCGACTGCCTCGTGCGCAACCTGACGCTGGAGCAGGTCTGCGAGCACCTGGCCGCCGCCCGCGAGGAGGTGCCCGCATGATCTTCGTCGGAGAAGGAGCCCTGCTCCGCCGCGCCGTCACCCACGCGGCCACCCGCGGCCACCCGGTCGACCTGGTCTGCTCCGCCGACCCGCTGGACGCGGCGGCCGCCGACGCGCCCCACCTCGCGGCGGCGGACGTCAACGCCCACGCCGACTCGCTGGCCCGGGCCTGCACCGACGGCATCGTCTGGTCCCTCAACAACCGGCAGATCTTCCGGGAGCCCCTGCTCCGGGCCGACGGCCTGCGCATCCTCAACATCCACAACGGACTGCTGCCGCGCCATCGCGGACTGCCCTCCGTAGCCGTCCTGTTCGCCCTGCTGCACGGCGACACGGAGTACGGCGCCACCGCCCACGAGGTCGACGCCGGCATCGACACCGGCCCGGTCCTGGCCGAACACCGCTTCCCCATCGGGCCCGAGGACCGCTACCACCAGGTCATGCTGCGCGGCATCCGTGCCTGCCAGACCCTGTTCGAGCAGATCCTCCCGGCGGTCGCCGCCGGGACCGCCCATCCCGTACGCGGTGCGGCGGCGGAACCGTCCGCGTACTACGGCCTGCGCGCCCTGGACCGGCTCGACACCTATCGGGACCACCCCGCCTACCCGCGCGCGACGGACCTCGGTCCCTTCGCCGCCCACGCGCCCGAGCTCACCCGGGCGCTGAACCGCCCGCCGTCGCTCAGACCTCCTGGGCGGTGTTCAGCCGGGTGATCTCGGCGGCGTAGGCGGCGGTGCGGACCGCCGAAGTCCCGGACACGTACAGGCCGGTGCCGACCGTGGCCAGGGGGAGGGAGAGGAGCAGCGCGGCGAGCATCGGGCCAAGGTCGCGCTCGGCGTCACAGCGTTCGCCTTCGTCCCTCTGGTACGTGACCTTGAAGTCGGTGTCCTGGTGGAAGGCGCG encodes:
- a CDS encoding formyltransferase family protein, translating into MIFVGEGALLRRAVTHAATRGHPVDLVCSADPLDAAAADAPHLAAADVNAHADSLARACTDGIVWSLNNRQIFREPLLRADGLRILNIHNGLLPRHRGLPSVAVLFALLHGDTEYGATAHEVDAGIDTGPVLAEHRFPIGPEDRYHQVMLRGIRACQTLFEQILPAVAAGTAHPVRGAAAEPSAYYGLRALDRLDTYRDHPAYPRATDLGPFAAHAPELTRALNRPPSLRPPGRCSAG
- a CDS encoding fatty acid CoA ligase family protein produces the protein MPQTRFTGDPAVERPAADPAGVAGWLEHNARAFPSKPAVIHPDGRGSGGYATLTYGELQDTVEELARGFRRAGITRGTRTVLMAPPGPELFALCFALFRVGAVPVVVDPGMGVRRMLHCYRAVGAEAFIGPPLAQLVRVLGRRTFAGVRVPVTLGRRRLGRGHTLAALRATPATGRYADADTNGDTVAPAGGDDLLMIGFTTGSTGPAKGVEYTHRMALSMARQIEAVHGRTRDDVSLVTLPFYGVLDLVYGSTLVLAPLAPAKVAQADPVLLVDALERFRVTTMFASPALLRNLAGHLTGAARGRHPLPDLRCVVSGGAPVPDAVVAALRSVLDEKARIHVTYGATEVLPITSIEAAEILGDDEADTGHEPGGTAVRSAAGEGTCVGRPVPGTRVAIAPVTDGPLDRFDPATGLPAGRVGEILVQGDSVSRRYHRAPHSDAAHKATEERPGGEAPRIWHRTGDLGHLDAEGRLWFCGRAAQRVRTGYRDLHTVRCEGVFNAHPLVRRTALVGIGPAGAQRPVVCVETETGADGAELGEGAWTELVAELRTMAEEHAPTAGLQEFLRHPGFPVDIRHNAKIGREELARWAERRQAGPVSSPGRRAARIVPLAGWAYLVGGAVWAAAGEVPDVPVLRWLWWTDAFLSIGVHAAQIPLALPRGRAAGHGTAAVVGRTMLYGATWWRAL
- a CDS encoding non-ribosomal peptide synthetase, translated to MTSQQVDADAGAGTGVRYRRPVSPTERLYLSAGDARGAMALRIVVEGEGIPDAQDLRAALARAAESCPGSRLVRTGATWSAGGPPPQVRYDVPRTGAYADSAPGTFALPAGPSRRTEPPGCEVVVVPGADGNATSTVVFSVSHAVMDGHGALTWVREVFRALRGEPARPALDPDTDAGLLRRLGSTGPRPAPGPPRRSPLGPADGRGRPLRTLWLRRTLPGRHPALTARLAQALADAAGLDTRVMVPVDLRRHRPGIAATGNLSLPLFLDLRPGAEWTAAHTHLLTALAGNRELAAGFETALAPLPRPVTAALLRTAQAVASRTDRHLASAVVSHLGRLDLADFSGGGFTASTAYALPVHAPLVPLSLVAAESGTATEITLGVRGGGPDLAARAARLLDTVLAGLEPTAGHGPAEADAAAPDPGPRAAVPAPAVPAPAVPAPAVPAPAVPAPAVAELTVVDAFRAQAARTPDAPALDGPEGVVTYAELDRRSDTVAAGLRSRGVGREDLVGLVVDRTPAGVCALWGILKAGAAYVPLDPGHPGARIGEILQGSATGLCLTRRHLVEELAPFVPGTLLAVEDLLDRAPGPDADAEGTREADIRPADLAYVIHTSGSTGRPKGVQIEHGSLMGFVRWMTGVCQVTGRTRFGFASSYAFDISCFPLFLPLLAGGTAVLAPGTPSPAALRGLVAGHGADTLALTPSHLALLGTAGDGPAGDGPAHRLRTLLLGGEPLTPTAVRSAHAAFGADCRVINAYGPTEAAVAVLAHTVDGGESGATVPIGLPGPYARVDLVAEDGETIGSGPGDTGRTGEIVVRGVQVARGYLGPSDGRPSPFSTGPDGARAYRTGDLGRRLADGAVEFAGRIDEQVKIAGHRVDPAEVVAALEAHPAVHRAVVVPRRRPHSTAAVLCAYVLPAVEDPAVRAELARALRTELTRTLPAYLVPAHVMVIDTLPSTVSGKADLDAFPDPFAHSAPTPPGGPAPAPVPVTLEARVRHHWAEVLGVDGALLSADSEFHALGGDSLALVEMLTAVSSDLLTPGQATRFTGRLDCLVRNLTLEQVCEHLAAAREEVPA
- a CDS encoding NAD-dependent epimerase/dehydratase family protein; amino-acid sequence: MAGAVKILVTGATGFLGGHLVDGALHQGHEVRALVRPGSDAVRLRSLPGVEVVTGDLTDGASLGRAAAGCDAVLHSAARVVDHGSRAQFEAANVTGTERLLAAARSAGARRFVFVSSPSALMRVREGDRLGIDESTPYPQRWFNLYCETKAIAEQYVRAADGPEFTTCAVRPRGIWGPRDHAGFLPRMVDAMRAGRLPDLSGGKRVLVSLCHVDNAVDACLRAALAPAGRVGGKAYFVGDREETDLWPFLARVGALFDCPPPAPRIPLVLGRAVAAAVETGWHLRHRSAPGAGGGGGGGGTDAGPPLSRYMMALLTRSATYDTTAARDDLGYAAPRTQADGLRALREWVAEVGGVAAWTGGPAAAGTAAPARPAPDHTEQGNPKS
- a CDS encoding 3-oxoacyl-ACP synthase III family protein produces the protein MSTTAHSRIEALGIRLPAGVQTTPQLAALVPGLGDVDIEKITGITERRVYDPEPTAGEDSFGMALAAARDALEASRYRAEDLDIVISASITRFKDGSRFTFEPSFAAMLAGELGARSAIHFDVSNACAGMMTGVWLLDRMIRSGAVRRGLVVSGEQATRVAQTAAREMADSYDPQFASLSVGDSAAAVVLDVSADEADRIHYIELMTCSEYSHLCMGMPSDRTPGISLYTDNKKMHNRDRLKLWPRFHGDFLAKRGREFAGEGFDYVIQHQVGTRFIDYVNQTAEAEFGAPMPTSLSVVERYGNTATTSHFLTLCEHLRAGGARPGAKYLLVPAASGVVTGALSATITNVGV